One window from the genome of Paraclostridium sordellii encodes:
- a CDS encoding ABC transporter ATP-binding protein, which yields MASVKIVNLTKSFNNVNVLNSINLDINQGEFITLLGKSGCGKSTTLKLIAGLISPDKGDILFDKNSILNQKTQERQAVIVFQDYSLFPHMNVFENIEFGLKMKKIEKKIRQKKVMELLELVKLDGFEKKFPSELSGGQKQRVAIARTLAVNPKVLLLDEPFSSLDINLRNEMRSFILELQKKLNITTILVTHDKEEALMMSDKIAVMIDGNIAQFDSPMNLYEKPISKDIANVFGQRNYLKGRIKNGIFISDIFDIELKGHENIDNIELMISREDVKIHNKKIYGLKGIISKKTYAGDITYYEIDVKTKTIISSSSESFYNIGDEVSIDIKPKNIIYFKNNLKK from the coding sequence ATGGCATCTGTTAAAATAGTAAATTTAACTAAAAGTTTTAACAATGTAAATGTATTAAATAGTATCAATCTAGATATTAATCAAGGTGAATTTATTACACTTTTAGGTAAATCAGGATGTGGTAAAAGCACAACTTTAAAGTTAATAGCAGGACTTATAAGTCCAGATAAAGGAGATATATTATTTGACAAAAATTCTATATTAAATCAAAAAACTCAAGAGCGACAAGCTGTTATAGTATTTCAAGATTATTCTTTGTTTCCACATATGAATGTCTTTGAAAATATAGAATTTGGATTGAAAATGAAAAAGATAGAAAAAAAAATAAGACAGAAAAAAGTAATGGAGCTTTTGGAACTTGTTAAACTCGATGGATTTGAAAAAAAGTTTCCTAGCGAATTATCTGGTGGTCAAAAACAAAGAGTTGCAATAGCTAGAACATTGGCGGTAAATCCAAAAGTATTATTATTAGATGAACCTTTTTCAAGTTTGGATATAAATTTAAGGAATGAGATGAGAAGCTTCATTTTAGAATTACAAAAAAAATTAAATATAACCACTATATTAGTAACTCATGATAAGGAAGAGGCTTTGATGATGAGTGATAAAATTGCGGTTATGATAGATGGAAATATAGCTCAATTTGATTCTCCTATGAATTTATATGAAAAGCCTATATCTAAAGATATTGCAAATGTATTTGGCCAACGAAACTACTTAAAAGGAAGAATAAAAAATGGAATTTTCATTTCAGATATATTTGATATTGAGTTAAAAGGCCATGAAAATATAGATAATATTGAACTTATGATATCTAGAGAAGATGTAAAAATTCATAATAAAAAAATTTATGGATTAAAGGGTATTATATCTAAAAAAACTTATGCAGGAGATATAACATACTACGAAATCGATGTAAAAACTAAAACAATAATTTCAAGTTCAAGTGAAAGTTTTTACAATATAGGTGATGAAGTTAGTATAGATATAAAGCCTAAAAATATAATTTACTTTAAAAACAATTTAAAAAAATAA